From Salarias fasciatus chromosome 5, fSalaFa1.1, whole genome shotgun sequence, a single genomic window includes:
- the snrpe gene encoding small nuclear ribonucleoprotein E, with translation MAYRGQGQKVQKVMVQPINLIFRYLQNRSRIQVWLYEQVNMRIEGCIIGFDEYMNLVLDDAEEVHMKTKNRKPLGRIMLKGDNITLLQSVSN, from the exons ATGGCGTACCGAGGACAGGGGCAGAAGGTGCAGAAGGTTATGGTGCAGCCCATT AACCTCATTTTTCGGTATCTTCAAAAC CGCTCACGGATCCAGGTGTGGCTATACGAGCAGGTGAACATGCGGATAGAGGGCTGCATCATT GGCTTCGATGAGTACATGAATCTGGTTCTAGACGACGCCGAGGAAGTCCACATGAAGACGAAGAACAGAAAGCCTCTGG GGAGGATCATGCTGAAAGGAGACaacatcactctgctgcagagtgtctccaactga
- the cdc42 gene encoding cell division control protein 42 homolog — protein sequence MQTIKCVVVGDGAVGKTCLLISYTTNKFPSEYVPTVFDNYAVTVMIGGEPYTLGLFDTAGQEDYDRLRPLSYPQTDVFLVCFSVVSPSSFENVKEKWVPEITHHCPKTPFLLVGTQIDLRDDPSTIEKLAKNKQKPITPETAEKLARDLKAVKYVECSALTQKGLKNVFDEAILAALEPPEPKKKRKCVLL from the exons ATGCAGACCATAAAGTGTGTCGTAGTCGGGGACGGTGCTGTGGGTAAAACCTGCCTGCTCATCTCCTACACCACCAACAAGTTTCCCTCTGAATATGTGCCCACG GTGTTTGATAACTATGCTGTAACTGTAATGATCGGCGGTGAGCCGTACACTCTGGGCCTCTTTGACACAGCCG gtCAGGAAGACTACGACCGGTTAAGACCTTTGAGTTACCCACAGACGGACGTCTTCCTCGTCTGCTTCTCCGTCGTGTCTCCATCCTCCTTTGAAAACGTCAAAGAAAAG TGGGTTCCAGAGATCACCCACCACTGTCCAAAGACGCCCTTCCTCCTGGTGGGGACGCAGATCGACCTGCGGGACGACCCGTCCACTATAGAGAAGCTGGCCAAGAACAAGCAGAAGCCCATCACCCCGGAGACGGCCGAGAAGCTGGCCCGAGACCTGAAGGCTGTGAAATACGTGGAGTGCTCGGCCCTCACACag aaaGGCCTAAAGAATGTGTTTGATGAAGCCATATTGGCCGCGCTGGAGCCGCCAGAGCCCAAGAAGAAACGCAAATGTGTGCTGCTATGA